In a genomic window of Meleagris gallopavo isolate NT-WF06-2002-E0010 breed Aviagen turkey brand Nicholas breeding stock chromosome 1, Turkey_5.1, whole genome shotgun sequence:
- the CLNS1A gene encoding methylosome subunit pICln → LLLFFFPIFSFFTSFFSRLSWLENSGVGFSLDYPTISLHAVSRDLNAYPWEHLYVMVNARFEEEETKETPMAEGEEEDSDDDVEPIAEFRFVPNDKSALEAMFSAMCECQALHPDPEDEDSDNDYEGDEYDVEARELEQGDIPTFYTYEEGLSHLTAEGQATLERLEGMLAQSVSSQYNMAGVRTEDSIREFEDGMEVDIAPTVAGQFEDAEVDH, encoded by the exons cttctgttgtttttttttcctattttttctttttttacctctttttttAGCCGCCTTTCATGGCTGGAAAACTCAGGAGTTGGCTTCTCCTTGGATTATCCCACCATAAGCTTACATGCTGTCTCCAGGGACCTGAATGCGTACCCCTGGGAGCACCTGTACGTCATGGTGAATGCCAGGTTTGAAG AGGAGGAGACGAAGGAAACCCCCATGGctgaaggggaggaggaagacaGCGATGACGATGTCGAACCGATTGCAGAATTCAGATTCGTACCTAACGACAAATCAGCCT TGGAAGCCATGTTTTCAGCAATGTGTGAATGCCAAGCTTTGCACCCAGACCCAGAAGATGAAGATTCAGACAACGACTACGAAGGGGACGAGTACGATGTTGAGGCCCGTG AGCTGGAACAAGGCGACATCCCCACCTTTTACACGTACGAGGAAGGATTGTCGCATCTAACGGCAGAAGGTCAGGCCACACTGGAGAGGTTAGAGGGCATGTTGGCCCAGTCTGTCAGCAGTCAGTACAACATGGCTGGGGTGAGAACAGAAGATTCCATAAGGGAGTTTGAAG ATGGGATGGAGGTGGACATTGCACCAACAGTTGCAGGGCAGTTTGAAGATGCAGAAGTTGATCACTGA